From a region of the Burkholderia lata genome:
- a CDS encoding universal stress protein has product MYKRIFVGLDGSPSARLALNEAIRIAAASGGEVTCAYVVEHRPQLVDVDAGFAAERDGDAAATDAATPVLDDAKAVLAQEHVPGTVRALDAYGEDVATVLMRTAAEADADLIVMGTSGRHGLRRLLLGSVAESLLRAADRPVLLVRHSEPGTSAAA; this is encoded by the coding sequence ATGTACAAGCGGATTTTCGTCGGGCTCGATGGCAGCCCGAGTGCGCGTCTCGCGCTGAACGAGGCGATCCGGATCGCGGCGGCGTCCGGCGGCGAAGTCACCTGCGCATATGTCGTCGAGCACCGGCCGCAGCTCGTCGACGTCGATGCGGGTTTCGCGGCCGAGCGCGACGGCGATGCGGCCGCGACTGACGCCGCGACGCCGGTGCTCGACGATGCGAAAGCGGTGCTCGCGCAGGAGCACGTGCCAGGCACCGTGCGTGCGCTCGACGCGTACGGCGAGGATGTCGCCACGGTGCTGATGCGCACGGCGGCCGAAGCCGATGCCGACCTGATCGTGATGGGCACGAGCGGGCGGCATGGCTTGCGCCGGCTGCTGCTCGGCAGTGTCGCCGAATCGCTGCTGCGCGCGGCCGACCGGCCCGTGTTGCTGGTGCGGCACAGCGAGCCCGGCACGTCGGCGGCTGCGTGA
- a CDS encoding response regulator, whose protein sequence is MIKVLIADDHTLVRDGLRHILQNATGFEVAGEACDGPSTIALVRATPAQVLVLDLSMPGRNGVELIKQIKDEKPALRVLVLTMHAEQQYAVRAFRAGASGYLTKESASAELVGAVTKVASGGVYVSLAMAEQFAQSLNEPAETLPHQRLSDREFDVFRRIAAGQTLTEIANALCVSAKTVSTYKTRILEKMQMPHEAALVRYAMRHKLLDETDDV, encoded by the coding sequence ATGATCAAGGTGCTCATCGCCGACGACCATACGCTCGTACGCGACGGTCTGCGGCACATCCTCCAGAACGCCACCGGATTCGAGGTGGCCGGCGAAGCCTGCGACGGCCCGTCGACGATCGCGCTCGTGCGCGCCACGCCCGCACAGGTGCTCGTGCTCGACCTGTCGATGCCGGGCCGCAACGGCGTCGAACTCATCAAGCAGATCAAGGACGAGAAGCCCGCGCTGCGCGTCCTCGTGCTGACCATGCACGCGGAGCAGCAATACGCGGTGCGCGCGTTCCGCGCCGGCGCGTCGGGCTACCTGACGAAGGAAAGCGCGAGCGCCGAGCTGGTCGGCGCGGTCACGAAGGTGGCATCGGGCGGCGTCTACGTGAGCCTCGCGATGGCCGAGCAGTTTGCGCAGAGCCTGAACGAGCCGGCCGAGACGCTACCGCACCAGCGGCTGTCCGACCGCGAATTCGACGTGTTCCGGCGGATCGCCGCCGGCCAGACGCTGACCGAGATCGCCAACGCGCTGTGCGTGAGCGCGAAGACGGTCAGCACGTACAAGACGCGGATTCTGGAAAAGATGCAGATGCCGCACGAAGCGGCGCTGGTGCGCTACGCGATGCGGCACAAGCTGCTCGACGAAACGGACGACGTGTAA
- a CDS encoding DUF4148 domain-containing protein has translation MKSLIKAVALAALVAAPVVSFAQSQQPLTRAQVRAELVQLEKAGYNPNDWMNYPENIQAAQAKIAAAQNTGAQADATGYGANPAAASQSGQRVVVPAATDRSSVFFGH, from the coding sequence ATGAAATCGCTGATCAAGGCAGTTGCACTGGCCGCTCTGGTGGCCGCACCGGTTGTCTCGTTTGCACAAAGCCAGCAGCCGCTGACGCGCGCTCAAGTGCGCGCCGAGCTGGTCCAGCTCGAAAAGGCCGGCTACAACCCGAACGACTGGATGAACTACCCGGAAAACATCCAGGCCGCACAGGCAAAGATCGCCGCCGCACAGAACACCGGTGCGCAAGCTGATGCAACGGGCTACGGTGCGAACCCTGCCGCAGCGTCGCAGTCGGGTCAGCGTGTGGTCGTGCCGGCCGCAACCGACCGTTCGTCGGTGTTCTTCGGCCACTAA
- a CDS encoding DedA family protein/thiosulfate sulfurtransferase GlpE, whose protein sequence is MWHFPIAIPSSLGPWAVFASVLITQLGVPVPAVPMLILGGTMAAMGQASWVSMFAAAIGATMLADSLWFFMGRTRGRRLLNGLVRFSLSLDTTLRFARNVFERYGAPLLVLSKFLPGLGLVSAPLLGTTAIGVGVFLFWDLAGASLWAAFWLVGGAAIHDQIVQFVLWVRASGGTILDAFLAIFITFLLYRWVRRVQFRRYLAQVRISPPQLVEMMTSDEPPLIFDARPKAIREREPYRIAGAVPVDLDSPDLLDPEMLKRPIVVYCVCPNEATAKRLIAKMQRKKMIHNIRALKGGLDAWEKHGYPVEPMPADLDASRYFVRPDHGAIEGEYTVRATLSK, encoded by the coding sequence GTGTGGCACTTTCCCATCGCTATTCCATCGTCGCTCGGCCCATGGGCCGTGTTCGCGAGCGTGTTGATCACGCAGCTCGGCGTGCCGGTGCCGGCCGTGCCGATGCTGATTCTCGGCGGCACGATGGCGGCAATGGGGCAGGCGTCCTGGGTCAGCATGTTCGCGGCGGCGATCGGCGCGACGATGCTGGCCGATTCGCTGTGGTTCTTCATGGGCCGCACGCGCGGCCGGCGCCTGCTGAACGGCCTCGTGCGCTTCTCGCTGTCGCTCGACACCACGCTGCGTTTCGCACGTAACGTATTCGAAAGATACGGTGCGCCGCTGCTCGTGCTGTCCAAATTCCTGCCGGGTCTCGGCCTCGTGTCGGCGCCGCTGCTCGGCACGACCGCGATCGGCGTCGGCGTGTTCCTGTTCTGGGACCTGGCCGGCGCGTCGCTGTGGGCTGCGTTCTGGCTGGTCGGCGGCGCGGCCATTCACGACCAGATCGTCCAGTTCGTGCTGTGGGTGCGCGCGAGCGGCGGCACGATCCTCGACGCGTTCCTCGCGATCTTCATCACGTTCCTGCTGTACCGCTGGGTGCGTCGCGTGCAGTTCCGCCGCTATCTTGCGCAGGTGCGCATCTCGCCGCCGCAACTCGTCGAGATGATGACGTCGGACGAGCCGCCGCTGATCTTCGACGCGCGGCCGAAAGCGATTCGCGAGCGCGAACCGTACCGGATCGCCGGCGCGGTGCCGGTCGATCTCGATTCGCCGGACCTGCTCGACCCGGAAATGCTGAAGCGGCCGATCGTCGTCTATTGCGTGTGCCCGAACGAAGCGACCGCGAAGCGCCTGATCGCGAAAATGCAGCGCAAGAAGATGATCCACAACATCCGGGCGCTGAAGGGCGGCCTCGATGCATGGGAGAAGCACGGCTATCCGGTCGAGCCGATGCCGGCCGATCTCGATGCGTCGCGTTATTTCGTGCGTCCGGATCACGGTGCGATCGAAGGCGAATATACGGTGCGTGCGACGCTGTCGAAGTAA
- a CDS encoding DUF1326 domain-containing protein, protein MSYHLEGRLLEVCNCRVLCPCWIGEDPDFGVCDTIVAWHVDKGAIDGVDVGGNTIAAVCRVPGNILQGNWTAAIYLSDTASEAQEQALLKVYTGQAGGPIADLAKLIGKVVSIERAPITFNVEGARGTLSIGTDYHAELEPYLGPSGAQTTLTDTVFSTVPGAPVFVGKAPVYRSKNAAIGIDVDLKNHNALQSTFLFDA, encoded by the coding sequence ATGAGCTATCACCTTGAAGGCCGTCTGCTCGAGGTCTGCAACTGTCGCGTACTCTGCCCGTGCTGGATCGGCGAGGATCCCGATTTCGGCGTCTGCGACACGATCGTCGCGTGGCACGTCGACAAGGGCGCCATCGACGGCGTCGACGTGGGCGGCAATACGATCGCCGCGGTGTGCCGCGTGCCGGGCAACATCCTGCAAGGCAACTGGACGGCGGCGATCTATCTCAGCGACACGGCGTCCGAGGCGCAGGAGCAGGCGCTGCTCAAGGTCTACACGGGCCAGGCCGGCGGCCCGATCGCCGACCTCGCCAAACTGATCGGCAAGGTCGTGTCGATCGAACGCGCCCCCATCACGTTCAATGTCGAAGGGGCGCGCGGCACGCTGTCGATCGGCACCGACTACCACGCGGAACTCGAGCCGTACCTCGGCCCGAGCGGCGCGCAGACGACGCTGACCGACACCGTGTTCTCGACGGTGCCCGGCGCACCGGTGTTCGTCGGCAAGGCGCCCGTCTATCGGTCGAAGAATGCGGCGATCGGCATCGACGTCGACCTGAAGAATCACAACGCGCTGCAGAGCACGTTCCTGTTCGACGCGTGA
- a CDS encoding PilZ domain-containing protein, with translation MRLSTDYVPLARDDLAAGVPFGFDLYDADGAALLPAGTTLHDAAQHAFLFDHFRPVRRRDDAEPEVAPRVPDAVPHAPRMGLSAGASVGIRRRVGATRGLQRYRLIGIAASGALFVEPQPAAAFDFARGDDIEAVAIGRAAVSRFGATVESVQAAGAARFLVLSPPGFVDRLRTRAEPRVPVRIAACCAGGSEGAEGIGMVHDISVSGLSIAVDRPIAAIGEPLRVQLPYATGDRVELLALDSTVRAVHADPAAPALTLHHAAFGETGADDLIRLKALLFDRLMASSDTDRRR, from the coding sequence ATGAGGCTATCTACCGACTACGTCCCGCTCGCGCGTGACGATCTCGCTGCCGGCGTCCCGTTCGGCTTCGATCTCTACGATGCCGACGGCGCCGCGCTGCTGCCGGCCGGCACCACGCTGCACGATGCCGCGCAGCATGCCTTCCTGTTCGACCATTTCCGGCCGGTACGGCGGCGCGACGACGCCGAACCGGAAGTCGCGCCGCGCGTGCCTGACGCGGTGCCTCACGCGCCGCGGATGGGGTTGTCGGCGGGCGCTTCGGTCGGCATCCGCCGCCGGGTCGGCGCGACCCGTGGGCTGCAGCGCTACCGGCTGATCGGCATCGCTGCGTCGGGCGCGCTGTTCGTCGAGCCGCAGCCGGCGGCGGCGTTCGACTTCGCGCGTGGCGACGACATTGAGGCTGTGGCGATCGGCCGTGCCGCGGTGTCGCGTTTCGGCGCGACGGTCGAATCGGTGCAGGCGGCGGGTGCCGCGCGGTTCCTGGTGCTGTCGCCGCCCGGCTTCGTCGACCGGCTGCGCACGCGCGCGGAGCCGCGCGTGCCGGTGCGGATCGCCGCCTGCTGCGCGGGCGGGTCGGAGGGCGCGGAAGGGATCGGGATGGTGCACGACATCAGCGTGAGCGGGCTGTCGATTGCCGTCGACCGGCCGATCGCCGCAATTGGCGAACCGTTGCGCGTACAGCTTCCGTACGCGACCGGCGACCGGGTCGAGCTACTGGCGCTCGACAGCACGGTGCGGGCCGTCCACGCCGATCCGGCGGCGCCCGCGCTGACGCTGCATCACGCGGCGTTCGGCGAGACCGGCGCCGACGACCTGATCCGCCTCAAGGCCCTGCTGTTCGACCGACTGATGGCGTCGTCGGATACCGACCGGCGGCGCTGA
- a CDS encoding DUF2182 domain-containing protein, with the protein MAASLHRRLFPLVLASLVAFAWLTLWAWTRSPYGRYLDHGDSALAEPFGALCRALPGGTLWLPAAFAAAGWTLMILAMMLPTTLSLFDAFARVVASRPDQTRLLALVGIGYVATWSGFGLVAHGLHGLLLTGVARVPALAWRGWLIGAAVFALAGAFQFSGLKTHCLDRCRTPFSFVISRWRGRTPMRHAFALGVSHGLFCIGCCWALMLLMFVVGVGSLGWMLALAALMALEKNASWGQALTAPLGAALFGAAVLIVASHA; encoded by the coding sequence ATGGCTGCGTCGCTACACCGGCGCCTGTTTCCGCTCGTGCTCGCGAGTCTCGTCGCGTTCGCCTGGCTCACCCTGTGGGCGTGGACGCGCAGTCCGTACGGGCGGTACCTCGACCACGGCGACAGCGCGTTGGCCGAACCGTTCGGCGCGCTTTGCCGCGCGCTGCCCGGCGGCACGCTGTGGCTGCCGGCCGCGTTCGCCGCGGCCGGCTGGACGCTGATGATCCTCGCGATGATGCTGCCGACGACGCTGTCGCTGTTCGACGCGTTCGCCCGCGTCGTGGCCAGCCGCCCCGACCAGACGCGCCTGCTCGCGCTCGTCGGCATCGGCTACGTCGCCACGTGGAGCGGCTTCGGTCTCGTCGCGCATGGCCTGCACGGGCTGCTGCTGACCGGTGTCGCGCGGGTGCCGGCGCTCGCGTGGCGTGGCTGGCTGATTGGCGCGGCCGTCTTCGCGCTCGCCGGCGCGTTCCAGTTCAGCGGACTCAAGACGCACTGCCTCGACCGGTGCCGCACGCCCTTCAGTTTCGTGATCAGCCGCTGGCGCGGCCGCACACCGATGCGTCACGCGTTTGCGCTCGGCGTCAGCCACGGGCTCTTCTGCATCGGCTGCTGCTGGGCGCTGATGCTGCTGATGTTCGTCGTCGGCGTCGGCAGTCTCGGCTGGATGCTGGCGCTCGCCGCGTTGATGGCCCTCGAGAAGAATGCGTCGTGGGGGCAGGCGCTCACCGCGCCGCTCGGCGCCGCATTGTTCGGCGCAGCCGTGCTGATCGTCGCCAGCCACGCGTGA
- a CDS encoding cupin domain-containing protein, with product MPISATDLIRQFDLQPHPEGGYFRETYRATDSVVRPADGAPRAASTAIYYLLCDGAYSSWHRIRSDEVWHFYAGDPIEVWVLDERDGLTIHRLGNPLTHPGTVFQAVVRAGSWFGARCALPEHVALVGCTVAPGFEFAEFELADAAALAAAFPDYAEHVVQLAQRTDM from the coding sequence ATGCCGATTTCCGCTACCGACCTGATTCGCCAGTTCGACCTGCAGCCGCATCCCGAAGGCGGCTATTTCCGCGAAACCTACCGTGCGACCGATTCGGTCGTGCGTCCGGCCGACGGCGCGCCACGCGCCGCATCGACCGCGATCTACTACCTGTTGTGCGACGGCGCGTATTCGTCGTGGCACCGGATCCGTTCCGACGAAGTCTGGCATTTCTACGCGGGCGACCCGATCGAAGTGTGGGTGCTCGACGAGCGCGACGGGCTGACGATCCACCGGCTCGGCAACCCGCTCACGCATCCGGGCACCGTGTTCCAGGCAGTCGTGCGGGCCGGGAGCTGGTTCGGCGCGCGCTGCGCGTTGCCGGAGCACGTCGCGCTCGTCGGCTGCACGGTGGCGCCGGGCTTCGAGTTCGCGGAATTCGAACTGGCCGACGCAGCCGCGCTGGCTGCCGCGTTTCCCGACTACGCGGAACACGTCGTGCAGCTTGCCCAGCGTACCGACATGTGA
- a CDS encoding lysozyme inhibitor LprI family protein codes for MRVLTGLLCSLALAANVAHAQANCADATDQAAMTACADRAYKKSDGELNRTYQAVTARLRDARPLADKLVNAQRAWIAYRDAECNFSSANAEGGSAYSMVVSTCLDDLTKARTETLKGYLSCEEGDLACPVPAR; via the coding sequence ATGCGTGTCTTGACCGGTCTGCTGTGCTCGCTCGCGCTGGCGGCGAACGTCGCCCATGCGCAGGCGAATTGTGCCGACGCGACGGATCAGGCGGCGATGACGGCATGCGCCGATCGCGCGTACAAGAAATCCGACGGGGAACTGAACCGGACTTACCAGGCCGTCACCGCGCGCCTGCGCGATGCGCGGCCGCTCGCCGACAAGCTCGTGAACGCGCAGCGTGCGTGGATCGCGTATCGCGATGCCGAATGCAACTTCTCCAGCGCGAACGCCGAGGGCGGCAGTGCGTATTCGATGGTCGTGTCGACCTGCCTCGACGATCTGACGAAAGCGCGCACCGAAACGCTGAAGGGCTATCTGTCGTGCGAGGAAGGCGATCTCGCCTGCCCGGTGCCGGCCAGGTAA
- a CDS encoding PAS domain S-box protein, translating into MTASGTPTRDARGPTRLQIMLRQPLAAGVVALCAGAALSLGVALLVREQWQGAVHTRFERRTTHVTAMLRHELQSGVAVLEGARGVYSLVPGMTPEQWRRYADMLDLDSSRSPVRQIGYAPLPPATRTALAGAKPMPAGTLATAVLSAPASNSPVVRFGASDAAPLARALQTGDIALGVHPADDDTSRDARTFTLFLPVAASPHAVANAPGLRETGADGVLFAALSPRRLIERALDAERGIDVWITAGGDRRAIVSVETTTDEASASPDLMRRTDELNFGGTVLTLAYSADGRPSATGAQRAAGTVLAAGLIASIAFAVLVHALLRGRSGAADSGASSRGILNEARMMGIIRSSMEAIITIDEKQTVVIFNPMAEQVFGVSAMEAIGAPLSRFIPERFRAAHAKHVDQFGVTGVSERQMGRQRVLFGLRANGEEFPIEASISQIRDASGKLYTVMLRDITERQRAENALKLSREELRELSANLQNVREEEKTRIARELHDDLGQQLTALKMDLSVVEQQLRVPGRTQPDEDVQTHLQGMRRLIDATVASVRRIAADLRPVMLDDLGLVPAIEWLANDFTNRYGIDVERHIETGGLTFTSAGATTLFRIVQEALTNVARHADATRVALRLDVEDGFCVLRVADNGRGSAPGGPAHEDKSFGLIGIRERAHMLGGTVTIDTALARGFSITVAFPLSTVQQETLIS; encoded by the coding sequence ATGACCGCAAGTGGAACCCCGACGCGTGACGCCCGAGGGCCCACGCGCCTCCAGATCATGTTACGCCAGCCGCTCGCGGCCGGCGTCGTTGCGTTGTGCGCGGGCGCGGCGCTGTCGCTTGGCGTCGCGCTGCTCGTGCGCGAGCAGTGGCAAGGCGCCGTCCATACGCGTTTCGAACGCCGCACGACGCATGTGACCGCGATGCTGCGCCACGAGCTGCAATCCGGCGTGGCCGTGCTCGAAGGCGCGCGCGGCGTGTACAGCCTCGTCCCGGGCATGACGCCCGAGCAATGGCGCCGGTATGCGGACATGCTCGACCTCGACAGCAGCCGCTCACCGGTGCGCCAGATCGGCTACGCGCCGCTGCCGCCCGCGACGCGCACTGCCCTCGCCGGCGCGAAGCCGATGCCGGCCGGCACGCTCGCGACCGCCGTGCTCAGCGCACCGGCATCGAATTCCCCCGTCGTGCGCTTCGGCGCGTCCGACGCGGCGCCGCTCGCGCGCGCGCTGCAGACCGGCGACATCGCGCTCGGTGTCCACCCGGCCGACGACGACACGTCCCGCGACGCCCGCACCTTCACGCTGTTCCTGCCGGTCGCCGCGTCGCCGCATGCGGTCGCCAACGCGCCCGGCCTGCGCGAAACCGGCGCCGACGGCGTGCTGTTCGCGGCGTTGAGCCCGCGGCGCCTGATCGAGCGTGCGCTCGATGCGGAACGCGGCATCGACGTGTGGATCACTGCCGGCGGCGATCGGCGCGCGATCGTGAGCGTCGAAACGACGACCGACGAGGCCTCGGCATCGCCCGACCTGATGCGTCGCACCGACGAGCTGAATTTCGGCGGCACCGTGCTGACGCTCGCGTACTCCGCGGATGGCCGCCCGAGCGCAACCGGCGCACAACGCGCGGCCGGCACCGTGCTCGCCGCGGGGCTGATCGCGTCGATCGCGTTCGCGGTGCTCGTCCACGCGCTGTTGCGCGGCCGTTCCGGCGCCGCCGATTCGGGCGCGAGCAGCCGCGGCATCCTCAACGAGGCGCGGATGATGGGCATCATCCGTTCGTCGATGGAAGCGATCATCACGATCGACGAAAAGCAGACGGTCGTGATCTTCAATCCGATGGCCGAGCAGGTGTTCGGCGTGTCCGCGATGGAGGCGATCGGTGCCCCGCTGTCGCGCTTCATCCCCGAGCGGTTCCGCGCCGCGCACGCGAAGCACGTCGACCAGTTCGGCGTGACAGGCGTGTCCGAGCGGCAGATGGGCCGGCAGCGGGTGCTGTTCGGGCTGCGCGCCAACGGCGAGGAATTCCCGATCGAGGCGTCGATCTCGCAGATCCGCGACGCGTCCGGCAAGCTCTATACGGTCATGCTGCGCGACATCACCGAGCGCCAGCGCGCGGAAAACGCGCTGAAGCTGTCGCGCGAAGAATTGCGCGAATTGTCGGCGAACCTGCAGAACGTGCGCGAAGAGGAAAAGACCCGCATCGCGCGCGAGCTGCACGACGACCTCGGCCAGCAGCTCACCGCGCTGAAGATGGATCTGTCGGTGGTCGAGCAGCAGTTGCGCGTGCCCGGCCGCACGCAGCCCGACGAGGACGTGCAGACGCACCTGCAGGGCATGCGGCGGCTGATCGACGCGACGGTCGCGTCGGTGCGGCGCATCGCGGCCGACCTGCGACCCGTGATGCTCGACGATCTCGGCCTCGTGCCCGCGATCGAATGGCTCGCGAACGATTTCACGAACCGCTACGGGATCGATGTCGAACGGCACATCGAAACCGGCGGCCTCACGTTCACCAGCGCGGGCGCGACCACGTTGTTCCGGATCGTCCAGGAAGCGCTGACGAACGTCGCGCGCCACGCGGATGCGACCCGCGTCGCGCTACGGCTCGACGTCGAGGACGGCTTCTGCGTGTTGCGCGTCGCAGACAACGGCCGCGGCTCGGCGCCCGGCGGCCCGGCCCACGAAGACAAATCGTTCGGCCTGATCGGCATTCGCGAACGCGCCCACATGCTGGGCGGCACCGTGACGATCGACACCGCGCTCGCGCGCGGTTTCTCGATCACCGTCGCCTTCCCGCTCAGTACCGTCCAACAGGAAACGCTCATCTCATGA
- a CDS encoding DMT family transporter — protein MRPPASAFALHVRPGMRVVALTSIAMLAFASNSLLCRLALQAGRIDAASFGSLRLVSGALMLAIVARAGARRPAPPADWPAAAMLFVYVTCFSFAYLTVSAATGALILFGAVQLTMFAAGWHAGERFAATGWAGFGAALGGLVYLVSPGLAAPTPRGAALMTAAGIAWGIYSIRGRRPVDPVAATAGNFLRAAPLALALSVALATRLHVTPAGVALAALSGALTSGLGYVVWYAALRHLTAMRAAAVQLSVPPIAACGAVLLLSEQPTWRLALASAAILGGVAAVLATRARQAGSTR, from the coding sequence ATGCGACCGCCCGCCTCCGCCTTCGCGCTGCATGTCCGGCCGGGCATGCGCGTCGTCGCGCTGACGTCGATCGCGATGCTCGCCTTCGCGTCGAACTCGCTGCTGTGCCGACTCGCGCTGCAGGCCGGACGGATCGACGCGGCCAGCTTCGGCAGCCTGCGCCTCGTATCCGGCGCGCTGATGCTCGCGATCGTCGCGCGTGCGGGGGCACGACGGCCCGCGCCGCCCGCCGACTGGCCGGCTGCGGCGATGCTGTTCGTGTACGTCACGTGCTTCTCGTTTGCGTATCTGACCGTCAGCGCGGCCACGGGCGCGCTGATCCTGTTCGGTGCGGTGCAACTGACGATGTTTGCGGCGGGATGGCACGCCGGCGAACGGTTTGCCGCGACCGGCTGGGCTGGCTTCGGCGCGGCGCTCGGCGGCCTGGTCTATCTCGTGTCACCGGGACTCGCCGCGCCGACGCCGCGCGGCGCCGCACTGATGACGGCCGCCGGCATCGCCTGGGGCATCTATTCGATACGCGGCCGCCGGCCCGTCGATCCGGTCGCGGCGACCGCCGGCAACTTCCTGCGCGCCGCGCCGCTGGCACTCGCGCTGAGCGTCGCGCTCGCCACCCGCTTGCATGTCACGCCCGCCGGCGTCGCGCTCGCCGCGCTTTCCGGCGCATTGACGTCGGGGCTGGGCTACGTGGTCTGGTACGCGGCGCTGCGGCATCTCACGGCGATGCGCGCCGCGGCGGTCCAGCTCTCCGTCCCGCCCATTGCCGCGTGCGGCGCCGTGCTGCTGCTGTCGGAACAGCCGACCTGGCGGCTCGCGCTCGCATCGGCCGCGATTCTCGGCGGCGTCGCGGCCGTGCTCGCGACACGGGCCCGGCAAGCGGGCAGCACGCGGTGA